In a single window of the Leptospira sanjuanensis genome:
- the radA gene encoding DNA repair protein RadA, producing the protein MKKKLVRNFICQSCGQDYSRWAGKCESCGNWNTIVEEVGGERFASSSNGNSQKHKTYKEPTPLDKVGEESLTRMGTGLKELDLVLGGGLVPGSLTLIGGEPGVGKSTLVLEVSRYLTQAKKNVLYISGEESPSQIRMRAERMGIRSSNLLLTSETFAENISAMIEGERPSVVFVDSIQTIAREALPNQAGTVTQLRECTQVLLETAKRTGIPVLMTGHITKEGAIAGPKVLEHLVDTVLYFEGDRLNYYRLLRAVKNRFGAVGDLAIFEMFSGGLREVGDRNRIFVSAGAEERSGSVISAVLEGSRALTVEVQALVSKTGFPQARRMAEGPDTRRVILLAAVIEKYIKIKLGECDIFSNLAGGLNADEPALDLAICTSIISSYLDQPLPKGTCVLGEVGLSGEVRSIGQANLRVKELAGVGMKKVILPEGNLGELEKNLDIQIQGIRSLNDLRSLFPGAN; encoded by the coding sequence TTGAAAAAGAAACTCGTTCGAAATTTTATCTGTCAATCCTGCGGTCAGGATTATTCGCGTTGGGCCGGCAAGTGCGAGTCCTGCGGGAATTGGAACACCATCGTGGAAGAAGTCGGCGGAGAACGTTTCGCTTCTTCCTCGAACGGGAATTCTCAAAAACACAAAACGTATAAGGAGCCGACTCCGTTAGACAAGGTAGGAGAAGAATCTCTTACAAGAATGGGAACGGGTTTGAAAGAACTCGATCTCGTTTTGGGAGGAGGATTGGTTCCCGGTTCTTTGACGTTGATCGGCGGCGAGCCGGGAGTCGGTAAGTCGACCTTGGTTCTCGAAGTTTCGCGTTATCTGACACAGGCAAAAAAAAACGTTCTTTATATTTCAGGGGAAGAATCTCCTTCCCAGATTCGGATGCGCGCAGAGCGGATGGGAATCCGTTCCTCCAATCTTTTGCTGACTTCCGAAACGTTTGCGGAAAATATTTCCGCGATGATCGAAGGGGAAAGGCCTTCGGTGGTTTTTGTCGATTCGATCCAAACGATCGCGAGAGAAGCGCTGCCCAATCAAGCGGGAACCGTCACGCAGCTTCGGGAATGTACGCAGGTACTTTTGGAAACCGCAAAGAGAACGGGGATTCCCGTGTTGATGACGGGCCATATCACGAAGGAAGGGGCGATCGCAGGACCTAAGGTTCTGGAACATCTTGTCGATACGGTTTTGTATTTCGAAGGGGATCGGCTCAACTATTACCGATTGCTGCGCGCGGTAAAGAATCGTTTCGGCGCGGTGGGCGATCTTGCGATTTTTGAAATGTTTTCGGGAGGCTTACGGGAAGTAGGCGATCGCAATCGAATCTTCGTAAGCGCGGGCGCGGAAGAAAGAAGCGGTTCCGTCATCAGCGCCGTTCTGGAAGGAAGCCGCGCTCTCACCGTGGAGGTGCAGGCGCTTGTGAGCAAGACAGGCTTTCCCCAAGCAAGAAGAATGGCGGAAGGTCCGGACACACGACGTGTGATTCTGCTCGCGGCCGTGATCGAAAAGTATATCAAAATTAAATTAGGAGAATGTGATATATTCAGCAACCTCGCAGGCGGCTTGAACGCCGACGAACCCGCGTTAGACCTTGCGATTTGCACTTCGATCATTTCGAGTTATTTGGATCAGCCTTTGCCGAAGGGAACCTGTGTTCTCGGCGAGGTCGGACTTTCGGGAGAGGTGCGCAGTATCGGACAGGCAAATCTTCGCGTGAAGGAGCTCGCGGGCGTCGGGATGAAGAAGGTGATTTTGCCGGAAGGAAATTTAGGCGAACTGGAAAAGAATTTGGACATTCAGATTCAGGGAATTCGTTCGCTGAACGATCTGCGTTCTTTGTTTCCGGGTGCGAACTGA
- a CDS encoding BrnA antitoxin family protein, with product MRKEYNFSKSKKNPYLKKLKKPITIRVDVDTIGYFKGLSDQTGIPYQNLINLYLAECASKHKKIDLSWK from the coding sequence ATGAGAAAAGAATACAATTTTTCAAAATCAAAAAAGAATCCCTATCTAAAGAAATTAAAAAAACCTATTACGATCCGAGTCGATGTGGATACGATCGGATACTTCAAAGGATTATCGGATCAAACGGGAATTCCCTATCAGAATCTAATCAACTTATACTTAGCGGAATGCGCTTCAAAACATAAAAAGATCGATCTTTCTTGGAAGTAA
- a CDS encoding beta-propeller fold lactonase family protein produces MEINNKLKIIKRTFKNGNTLRILFILYGFCIFLYNCRPTFDLSACDPASEVFRQSLALKLAFNDPSGEVCGYRYGRKINPNLKVFQQNPASGLTSVSRGTGIELTFSEKMSPETLTSQSTAGTCSGSVQVSFDDFASCIEGNLDLAQNPKITFNPSKILRSGTQYKLRVTTDALNEQGERMASNYTSSGGFGTSGAWAFVSNYQNSQIWLFTMDPNTGLLQTRTTVFVNTTSGVSSMAIHPSGKFLFATMASEITTYRIDTSSGDITFASTYPVPSPSKIVVEPAGKFAFATGAAADTIYYFKIDPVTGALSPNIVPGLGASTSPQAICLNPAGNSLFVSMNGGGGILFFGLDSTGIPSARSNTPYAAGSVFLKTDPTGEHLYSVNNTTNNVDLFTIDYTNGLLLAGGAYNTMLTQPTSIDFDPAGKFAFISNYASATTNIVIPTRNSSGVLNVWGSAITSSMGTQNVILDSSGKYAFSTESTGNVVNLYTVDTINGSVSPNIPNIVGAGPGNPGPYAILIY; encoded by the coding sequence ATGGAAATAAATAATAAACTTAAAATTATTAAACGGACATTCAAAAATGGAAATACGCTCCGCATCCTATTCATACTTTATGGTTTTTGCATATTCCTTTACAATTGCAGACCAACGTTCGATCTGAGCGCCTGCGATCCGGCCAGCGAAGTTTTCAGACAAAGTCTCGCGTTAAAACTCGCCTTCAACGACCCGAGCGGAGAAGTCTGCGGTTATCGTTACGGAAGAAAGATCAATCCCAATCTAAAGGTATTTCAACAAAATCCCGCAAGCGGATTGACCTCCGTTTCAAGAGGAACGGGCATCGAGCTGACATTTAGCGAAAAGATGAGTCCGGAAACGCTGACTTCTCAATCAACCGCGGGAACCTGTTCGGGTTCGGTCCAAGTCAGCTTCGACGACTTCGCATCCTGTATCGAAGGGAATCTGGATCTCGCTCAAAATCCGAAAATCACATTCAATCCTTCTAAAATTCTTCGATCGGGAACCCAATACAAACTCAGGGTAACAACGGATGCTTTGAACGAACAAGGCGAACGTATGGCGTCGAATTACACGAGCTCCGGCGGTTTCGGCACGAGCGGCGCTTGGGCCTTCGTTTCCAATTATCAGAATTCTCAGATTTGGCTGTTTACGATGGATCCGAATACCGGACTTTTGCAGACTCGAACGACGGTTTTCGTGAATACAACATCGGGAGTTTCCTCGATGGCGATTCATCCTTCCGGAAAATTCCTTTTTGCCACGATGGCTTCGGAGATCACAACCTACAGGATCGATACTTCTTCCGGAGATATCACGTTCGCCTCGACTTATCCCGTGCCTTCTCCTTCCAAAATCGTAGTCGAGCCCGCGGGAAAATTCGCGTTTGCCACCGGGGCGGCGGCGGATACGATCTACTATTTCAAAATCGATCCTGTAACGGGCGCGCTTTCTCCGAACATCGTTCCCGGATTGGGAGCCTCCACTTCACCGCAAGCGATTTGTTTGAATCCCGCGGGTAATAGTCTTTTTGTGTCCATGAACGGAGGAGGAGGTATTTTGTTTTTCGGTTTGGACTCAACCGGAATCCCGAGCGCCAGATCGAACACCCCTTATGCGGCGGGTTCCGTATTCCTCAAGACCGATCCTACCGGAGAACATTTGTATTCGGTTAACAATACCACAAACAACGTGGATCTCTTTACGATCGATTATACGAACGGACTTTTGCTCGCGGGAGGCGCTTACAACACGATGCTCACGCAACCCACAAGCATCGATTTCGATCCCGCCGGGAAATTCGCGTTTATCTCCAATTATGCGTCCGCGACTACCAACATCGTCATTCCCACGCGCAACTCTTCGGGAGTTTTAAACGTATGGGGATCGGCGATCACTTCGAGCATGGGAACACAGAACGTGATTTTGGATTCTTCCGGTAAATACGCTTTTTCCACCGAGTCGACGGGAAACGTCGTCAATCTGTATACCGTGGATACGATCAACGGAAGCGTATCGCCGAATATTCCCAATATCGTCGGCGCCGGTCCGGGAAATCCCGGACCATATGCGATCTTAATTTACTGA
- a CDS encoding BrnT family toxin has product MSFIEFEWDSGKNKLNLKKHGISFEEAKTVFYDEKARIIDDPDHSQDEDRFIILGFSYRFNLLMVSHCYRSSKDVIRIISARKATKTETKQYKELL; this is encoded by the coding sequence ATGTCTTTTATCGAATTCGAATGGGACTCCGGCAAAAACAAATTGAATCTCAAAAAGCACGGAATCTCTTTCGAGGAGGCTAAAACCGTTTTTTATGACGAAAAAGCGAGAATCATCGACGATCCGGATCACTCACAAGATGAAGATCGATTCATTATCCTAGGATTCAGTTATAGATTCAATTTATTGATGGTATCTCATTGTTATCGATCGTCTAAAGATGTGATTCGAATCATTTCCGCACGGAAAGCGACAAAAACCGAGACGAAACAATACAAGGAATTATTATGA
- a CDS encoding ribonuclease D, which yields MPPKPSTIKPELFPGDLSQKRFEEYKADDRLAVDCEMMGLNPRRDRLCVVQICDSSNNVSLVQILPDQKEAPLLKSLFENPEIVKIFHFARMDSLFLRYRLGIALQNVFCTKIASKLARTYTDKHGLKDLIREFYDENLDKKNQSSDWGKKILTKDQVDYASGDVKYLISLEQKLTEILVREGRDSLAREAFACLPVFNQIDWLEMPALFEH from the coding sequence ATGCCTCCAAAACCTTCAACTATAAAACCGGAGCTTTTTCCCGGTGATCTCTCGCAAAAAAGATTTGAAGAATACAAGGCGGACGACCGTCTAGCGGTCGACTGCGAAATGATGGGACTCAATCCCAGAAGAGACAGGCTCTGCGTGGTTCAGATCTGCGATTCTTCCAATAACGTAAGTTTGGTTCAAATTCTTCCCGATCAAAAAGAAGCGCCGCTTCTCAAATCCTTATTCGAAAATCCGGAGATCGTGAAGATCTTTCATTTCGCGAGAATGGATTCTCTTTTTCTTCGTTATCGTTTGGGCATCGCGTTGCAGAACGTTTTCTGCACGAAGATCGCGAGCAAACTGGCTCGTACCTACACGGACAAACACGGTCTCAAAGATTTAATCCGAGAATTTTATGATGAGAATTTGGATAAAAAGAATCAATCCTCGGACTGGGGGAAAAAAATTCTTACCAAAGACCAAGTCGACTACGCGAGCGGAGACGTGAAATATCTGATCTCCCTTGAACAAAAACTCACGGAAATTCTAGTGCGCGAAGGGCGCGATTCTCTTGCGAGAGAAGCCTTTGCCTGTCTTCCCGTTTTCAACCAGATCGATTGGCTTGAGATGCCCGCTCTTTTCGAACATTGA
- a CDS encoding SpoIIE family protein phosphatase: MAEFSLRPEIIILDDDRDVGETLELILSKLGYQSVFFDSVEQGKQYFEKERNPIVFLDIHMPGTSGLDILPYFKNLEAKTQVIMMTGERDINNVVTSLTHKASDFLLKPFSIQTVQIAIQRAYDYYTILKDKDLRDEVIMRDLRLASRVQGKIFSIPDVSPYKVEADVTPVSFVSGDFNVVLKKEKSVLLLLGDVEDHGVTSGLIALLMTTLAREEFKTSDNPSEILKRMNHELCLNIGTHSMTAACVMLFPDEKKLVYARGGHPFPVHFHKDGFSFLKEKSGQLLGILEDVDFPSHEIGFTEKDVIFLFSDGIINNLSHPLIEELNQIHKSGPDPLKRMKNALDTYVRSAIPSREYRDDASYILLEVR, encoded by the coding sequence ATGGCGGAGTTTTCCCTAAGACCGGAAATCATCATTCTTGACGACGACAGGGACGTAGGCGAAACCCTCGAACTCATTCTGAGCAAACTCGGATATCAGAGTGTGTTTTTCGATTCCGTCGAACAGGGAAAACAATATTTCGAAAAGGAACGGAATCCCATCGTGTTTCTGGACATTCACATGCCGGGAACGAGCGGTCTTGACATTCTCCCTTACTTCAAAAACCTGGAAGCGAAAACCCAAGTCATTATGATGACCGGAGAACGCGACATCAACAATGTAGTCACTTCTCTTACCCACAAAGCCAGCGACTTTTTGTTGAAGCCGTTTTCCATTCAGACGGTCCAAATCGCGATCCAAAGAGCATACGATTATTATACTATTCTAAAGGATAAGGATTTGCGCGACGAGGTGATTATGCGCGATCTTCGCCTTGCGTCGAGAGTTCAGGGAAAGATTTTTTCGATTCCGGACGTAAGCCCGTACAAGGTGGAAGCCGACGTGACTCCGGTTTCCTTTGTCAGCGGCGATTTCAACGTAGTGCTCAAAAAGGAAAAATCGGTTCTATTGCTTCTCGGAGACGTGGAGGATCACGGCGTTACTTCCGGATTGATCGCCCTTTTGATGACCACCTTGGCTCGGGAAGAATTTAAGACTTCGGACAATCCGAGCGAAATTCTAAAACGAATGAACCACGAACTCTGTCTGAATATCGGAACCCATAGTATGACGGCCGCCTGTGTGATGTTGTTTCCGGACGAAAAGAAACTCGTTTATGCGAGAGGAGGACATCCATTTCCCGTTCACTTCCACAAGGACGGATTTTCTTTTTTAAAGGAAAAGTCGGGACAACTTCTCGGGATCTTGGAGGACGTCGATTTTCCAAGTCACGAAATCGGTTTTACGGAGAAGGACGTGATCTTTCTTTTTTCGGACGGAATCATCAACAACCTTAGTCATCCTCTCATCGAAGAATTGAATCAGATTCATAAGTCCGGCCCGGACCCGTTGAAACGTATGAAGAACGCGCTCGATACGTATGTTCGTTCCGCGATTCCTTCGCGGGAATACAGGGACGACGCTTCCTATATTCTTCTGGAAGTTAGATAA
- a CDS encoding putative lipoprotein, translating into MKRTRKLLMTLTTGLFIIGLNHCFIFESISTGINSLSKSSDSLESLSKSVKSISGSISSIFSSSSGDDEKKEKAYLKDVRDLTAMHVENGFQEIEFKNDLSTLALQNGLTNWKALRVTYLGIGSGLKKAGVNEEKFSKFVSEMGSAKPEVVESIRKGYHQL; encoded by the coding sequence ATGAAACGCACTCGAAAGCTGCTGATGACTTTAACAACCGGACTTTTTATCATCGGCCTCAATCACTGTTTTATTTTCGAATCGATCTCGACCGGAATCAACTCTCTCAGCAAGTCTTCCGATTCTTTGGAAAGTCTTTCCAAATCCGTAAAATCGATTTCCGGTTCGATCAGCTCCATCTTTTCCTCTTCTTCCGGAGACGATGAGAAAAAAGAAAAAGCGTATCTCAAAGACGTACGCGATCTGACCGCGATGCACGTAGAAAACGGATTTCAGGAAATCGAATTCAAAAACGATCTTTCGACACTTGCGCTTCAAAACGGACTGACCAACTGGAAGGCGTTGCGCGTAACGTATCTCGGAATCGGAAGCGGACTCAAAAAAGCCGGAGTAAACGAGGAAAAATTTTCCAAGTTCGTTTCCGAAATGGGAAGCGCTAAACCGGAAGTCGTCGAATCCATCCGCAAAGGATATCATCAGCTCTGA
- a CDS encoding glycoside hydrolase family 36 protein, producing the protein MRAILNYKVYEDFYSSSFEISGKEAKTKSDCGNFSLSLGHKKTGKNETFKPVLEWVGDQRPKAGTAILTLEIELPPHALTEPKVFQHGYQSWSLSAVHSLSEPDESPKLDFLQYSQENIYTHPSNESGDWHSEGMLLLISSTKEPHYFVGATGPGEQGVKFRVLSSERKEELENSKKKTWISQSGVSLIYDFYRYEDFRGNKLFLTPVGVSRFTISPEAYLKKYFSELGKAHKVKLSATPVPTGWCSWYHYYTKISEKIILKNLALVKEKKLPIQFFQIDDGYQNEIGDWLTTNDKFPGGMRLLAEEIRREKLTPGIWLAPFLVRKKSEFYQKYPEAVLKDRDGKPVPALWNPLWGMDYTYAIDVTHPTSRDFLENVFKTLVKEYGYPYLKLDFLYAALLPGWTYDRGISPHKRYADTIRFIRKVVGKDVFLLGCGAPIYPSIGLFDAMRISCDVAPFWGREKKRILVKDKHALCTERALINDITRSSMHRTLWYNDPDCLLVRESKNQMNAAQTQLMASVMAVSGGMILVSDDLSLIGDDRLALLKKTLELGAKCRTKTPLPVGIASGLFPPALYNPAGFLGMWNPSEEETTIEIQVPFVSKLKQFPDYWTGKVPENFEYSSRTGILKLKLPAFGSVVLQTAKVV; encoded by the coding sequence ATGAGAGCCATTTTAAACTACAAAGTCTATGAGGATTTTTATTCGTCCTCGTTTGAAATTTCGGGAAAGGAAGCGAAGACCAAGAGCGATTGCGGAAATTTCTCGCTTTCGCTCGGTCATAAAAAAACGGGAAAGAATGAAACATTCAAGCCGGTTCTCGAATGGGTGGGCGATCAAAGACCCAAGGCCGGAACGGCAATCCTTACCTTGGAAATCGAACTTCCTCCGCACGCGTTGACGGAGCCGAAGGTATTTCAACACGGATATCAATCCTGGAGCCTTTCGGCGGTTCACTCGCTGAGCGAGCCGGACGAATCTCCCAAACTCGATTTTCTTCAGTATTCTCAGGAAAACATCTACACACATCCTTCCAACGAAAGCGGAGATTGGCACAGCGAAGGTATGCTGCTTCTGATTTCTTCGACCAAAGAACCGCATTACTTTGTGGGAGCGACCGGTCCCGGAGAACAAGGAGTCAAGTTTCGAGTTCTTTCTTCTGAGCGGAAAGAAGAATTGGAAAATTCCAAAAAGAAAACCTGGATTTCCCAATCCGGAGTTTCGTTGATCTATGATTTTTACCGTTACGAAGATTTTCGCGGGAATAAACTTTTTTTGACTCCCGTCGGAGTTTCCCGATTTACGATTTCACCCGAAGCTTACTTAAAAAAGTATTTTAGCGAATTAGGAAAAGCTCATAAAGTAAAATTGTCCGCTACGCCGGTTCCCACAGGCTGGTGTTCTTGGTATCACTACTACACGAAAATTTCCGAAAAGATCATTCTGAAAAATCTCGCTCTCGTCAAAGAGAAGAAGTTGCCGATCCAATTTTTTCAGATCGACGACGGATATCAGAACGAGATCGGAGATTGGCTCACGACCAACGATAAATTCCCCGGAGGAATGAGGCTTTTAGCCGAGGAAATCCGAAGAGAAAAACTCACGCCCGGAATTTGGCTCGCACCGTTTTTGGTCCGGAAAAAATCCGAGTTCTATCAAAAATATCCCGAAGCCGTTCTCAAGGATCGGGACGGAAAGCCGGTGCCCGCGCTTTGGAATCCTCTTTGGGGAATGGATTACACGTATGCAATCGACGTCACGCATCCGACTTCCCGCGATTTTCTGGAGAATGTCTTTAAAACCCTCGTAAAAGAGTACGGATATCCGTATCTCAAACTCGACTTTCTGTACGCCGCCCTTCTTCCCGGATGGACCTACGACCGCGGAATCTCGCCTCACAAACGTTATGCGGACACGATCCGCTTTATCCGAAAAGTCGTGGGCAAGGACGTATTTCTTTTGGGATGCGGGGCGCCGATCTATCCTTCGATCGGGTTATTCGACGCGATGCGGATCAGCTGCGACGTCGCTCCGTTTTGGGGAAGGGAAAAGAAGCGGATTCTCGTAAAAGACAAACACGCGCTTTGTACGGAACGCGCCTTGATCAACGACATCACCCGTTCTTCCATGCACAGAACTCTTTGGTACAACGATCCGGATTGTCTGCTCGTACGCGAAAGCAAAAATCAGATGAACGCTGCACAGACCCAATTGATGGCGAGCGTGATGGCCGTGAGCGGAGGAATGATTCTCGTCAGCGACGACCTTTCCCTGATCGGAGACGATAGACTGGCCTTGTTGAAAAAGACGCTGGAACTCGGAGCAAAGTGCAGAACCAAAACTCCTCTGCCGGTTGGAATCGCATCGGGGTTGTTTCCACCGGCGCTTTATAATCCGGCAGGCTTTTTAGGAATGTGGAATCCGAGCGAGGAAGAAACTACGATCGAAATCCAAGTTCCGTTCGTATCGAAGTTGAAACAATTCCCGGATTATTGGACCGGAAAGGTTCCTGAAAACTTCGAGTATTCATCCAGAACGGGAATTCTCAAACTAAAACTTCCCGCGTTCGGCTCCGTCGTTTTACAAACCGCAAAAGTTGTTTGA